In Paenarthrobacter sp. GOM3, a single window of DNA contains:
- a CDS encoding ScbA/BarX family gamma-butyrolactone biosynthesis protein, giving the protein MSEVFVTDVLQQEEHLFLVAAQWPRWHVFYGSSPEGYDSALISETLRQATILVAHTQLGVPLSSRFLLPHMEVAKEEVRGPDGGRPADVTLFVRVSGLKSGSRGATSLQVDAQFLVENTVVATASAGARILNENTYERFRRREVMNPQATAVPLPVGISEAVLGCLSSRNVVLGGSSTAGSWVLRVDTSHPIYFDHPIDHVPGALLTEAARQCIRAFVGQADLDVRSYSARFHKLVELTAKTTLSVEHVVQRPDGTTSVGVDFRSAEGELLARVVAIVPRLGDEPVISGVGANYPGK; this is encoded by the coding sequence ATGTCGGAAGTTTTCGTAACCGATGTTCTTCAACAAGAAGAGCATCTGTTCCTGGTTGCTGCACAGTGGCCGCGGTGGCATGTGTTCTATGGATCAAGCCCTGAAGGTTACGATTCTGCGCTCATATCCGAAACGCTGAGGCAGGCGACCATTTTGGTGGCTCACACCCAGTTGGGAGTTCCACTTAGTAGCCGTTTCCTGCTTCCCCACATGGAGGTGGCAAAGGAGGAGGTGCGGGGGCCCGATGGGGGTAGGCCGGCAGATGTGACTCTGTTCGTCCGCGTGTCAGGCCTCAAGTCGGGTAGCCGCGGGGCGACAAGTCTGCAGGTTGATGCCCAATTCCTGGTCGAGAACACCGTGGTTGCCACGGCGTCCGCCGGTGCGAGAATTCTGAACGAGAACACATACGAACGTTTTCGGCGGCGGGAAGTAATGAACCCACAAGCTACGGCAGTGCCGCTGCCGGTGGGAATCAGCGAAGCGGTTTTGGGGTGCCTTTCGTCCCGAAACGTTGTCCTCGGTGGATCATCGACCGCGGGAAGCTGGGTCCTTCGTGTAGACACGAGCCATCCGATCTACTTCGATCATCCAATTGATCATGTTCCCGGTGCGCTCCTTACCGAGGCGGCGCGCCAGTGCATCAGAGCCTTCGTTGGGCAGGCCGACCTTGACGTGCGGTCATACAGTGCGCGGTTCCATAAGCTCGTGGAGCTCACTGCCAAAACGACGCTTAGCGTCGAGCATGTGGTCCAACGGCCGGATGGAACGACCTCCGTCGGCGTCGACTTCAGGAGCGCCGAAGGGGAGCTTTTGGCCCGGGTCGTGGCTATTGTTCCGCGCCTGGGCGATGAGCCGGTGATTTCAGGGGTTGGTGCCAATTATCCCGGCAAGTGA